A part of Peromyscus maniculatus bairdii isolate BWxNUB_F1_BW_parent chromosome 10, HU_Pman_BW_mat_3.1, whole genome shotgun sequence genomic DNA contains:
- the Ccng2 gene encoding cyclin-G2, which translates to MKDLGAEHLAGGEGVQLLGLLNFYLEQEQRFQPREKGLSLMEDTPENDNTLCSRLRNAKVEDLRSLTNFFGSCTETFVLAVNILDRFLALMKVKPKHLSCIGVCCFLLAARMVEEEGDIPPTHDVIRISQCKCTASDIKRMEKIISEKLHYELEATTALNFLHLYHAIVFCHTSERKEILNLDKLEAQLKACNCRLVFSKAKPSVLALCLLNLEIETVKSVELLEILLLVKKHLKISDTEFFYWRELVSKCLAEYSSPECCKPDLKKLVWIVSRRTAQNLHNSHYSVPELPTIPEGGCSDGSESEDSGEDMSCGEESLSSSPPSDQECTFFFDFKVAQTLCFPS; encoded by the exons ATGAAGGATTTGGGGGCCGAGCACTTGGCAGGTGGCGAGGGGGTTCAGCTTCTCGGATTGTTGAACTTCTACCTGGAGCAAGAACAGAGATTTCAACCTCGAGAAAAAGGGCTGAGCTTGATGGAGGACACCCCAGAG aatgaTAACACTTTATGTTCAAGACTGAGAAATGCCAAAGTAGAAGATTTACGAAGTTTAACTAACTTTTTTGGATCTTGCACTGAAACTTTTGTTCTGGCTGTCAATATTTTGGATAGGTTCTTGGCTCTTATGAAG GTGAAACCGAAACATTTGTCTTGCATTGGAGTCTGTTGTTTTTTGCTGGCAGCCAGGATGGTGGAAGAGGAAGGTGACATTCCACCCACTCACGATGTGATCCGGATCAGTCAGTGTAAATGCACCGCCTCTGACATTAAACGGATGGAGAAGATAATCTCAGAGAAATTGCACTATGAGTTGGAAGCTACTACTGCCTTAAACTTTTTGCACTTATACCACGCTATTGTATTTTGTCATACTTCAGAAAG GAAGGAAATACTGAACCTCGACAAACTAGAAGCTCAGCTGAAAGCTTGCAACTGCCGGCTTGTCTTTTCAAAAGCAAAA cCATCTGTATTAGCTCTGTGCCTTCTCAATTTGGAAATAGAAACGGTAAAATCCGTTGAATTGCTGGAAATTCTTCTGCTTGTTAAAAAACATTTGAAG ATCAGCGACACGGAATTCTTTTACTGGAGGGAATTAGTTTCTAAATGCCTAGCAGAGTACTCTTCTCCTGAATGCTGCAAACCTGACCTGAAGAAGCTGGTGTGGATTGTTTCAAGGCGCACAGCGCAAAATCTGCACAACAGTCACTACAGCGTGCCCGAGCTACCGACCATCCCGGAGGGGGGCTGTTCGGATGGCAGCGAAAG TGAGGACTCTGGTGAAGACATGAGTTGTGGAGAGGAGAGTCTCAGCAGTTCCCCTCCCAGTGACCAAGAGTGCACCTTCTTTTTTGACTTCAAAGTGGCTCAGACACTCTGCTTTCCATCTTAG